The sequence AAAAGAAGTAAGATAAAGTTAAAGCAGCTGTAGATGAACCTACCACAGGCAGTAAGATAAAGTTAAAGCAGCTGTAGACGGACCTACCACGGGCAGGGCCCCGGGCCACACCCGTATGGACCCGTAGTTGAGCAGCGACTGCACCACCCTCTCCGGCTGGTGCGCCGTCTTATAACACGCCACCTTCAGGATGTTGTGCATGGGCGCCTCGCCGCCGTAGTCCATGTCGTTCACCCCCGCCCCGTtggccagcagcagctccaccacGTCCGCGTTGGCCTGCTTGCACGCCATGTGCAGCGGCGTGCGCTTGTCGCGGTCCAGGGGCCCCACGCGGGCCCCGGCCGCCAGCAGCAGCTGGCAGACCCGGTGGTAGCGGGTCAGCTCGTGGGCCTCGTGGGGGTGGGCGCAGGCCGCGCCGAGGGGCGTGAGCTCCTCCTCGTTGCGGCGGTCCACCGCCGCGCCGTAGCGCAGGTAGAGGTCGGCGTGCTCCGGGAGGCCGTGCCGGGCCGCCACGTGGAGGGGCGTGTCCTCCTCGTCCACGCTGCGGGCCGTGATGGCGGCGCCGTACTGGAGGAGCTGCCGGGCACATCTggggttaagggggggggggggggggggggggggggttagaaggTTTTTGGTTCGAGGGAATCCCTAGATAAGATGGGAGTGTGATTAGTCATTAAAAGCCCCTCCCTGGGCCTGCCACCCCTATCCCTAGCCCATTCTGCCCAGAAATTGATTTTTCCATGAAAGAAGAATCAACAAAGAACCTAAATGCTACTAATGCTATCATTGTTGCATCGATTCTCAACCTAAATGCTACTAATGCTATCATTGTTGCATCGATTCTCAACCTAAATCCTACTAATACTATCATTGTTGCATCGATTCTCAACCTAAAGCCTACTAATGCTATCCTTGTAGTATACGTTTCTCTACTTAAATCCTATTAACAATCTCAGTGTTGTACAAGTTTCTCAACATAATCCttttaatactactactactactactactactactactacattgTTGTGTATACGCTTCTCAACCAAAATCCTAGTAATACTACCATTGATGTGCATATTCTCCTCAAATGTCCACCATCGACCCTCTCCCACCCGTCCACTCACTCGAGGGACTCCGGCAGGGTGCAGACGTGCAGGGGCATGAGGCCGTCCTCGGAGACGGCGTTGGCGTTGGCCCCGTGGCTCAGAAGCAGCTTGGTGCACTCGGGCTGGCAGCTCTCGCAGGCCTCGTGCAGCGCCGTGCTGCCGCCGGGAGCCAGCTCCACGTCGGCCCcccgctggaggaggaggcgaaggcAGTCGGCGAAGCCCCGACACGCCGTGATGTGGAGAGGCGTGGTCAGCTCCTGCTCGTAGGATAGGGACCACAGCCCtggacaggagggggaggaggaggggggaggaaaggagggaaggaagggaggaagagaggaagggaggaaggaagaaaggaggagaggaagggaggatggaaggaagaaagaaagaaagaaagaaagaaagaaagaaagaaagaacgaaagaaagaaagaaagaaagaaagaaagaaagaaagaaagaaagaaagaaagaaagaaagaaagaaagaaagaaagaaagaacgagagaaagaaagaaagaaagaaagaaagaaagaaagaaagaaagaaagaaagaaagaaagaaagaaagaaaaaaaataggaagtagggaagaagaagaagaagaagaagaagaagaagaagaagaagaagaagaagaagaagaagaagaagaagaagaagaagaagaagaaggaggaggaggaggaggaggaggaggaggaggaggaggagaagaagaagaagaagaagaagaagaagaagaagaagaagaagaagaagaagaagaagaagaagaagaagaagaagaagaagaagaagaagaaggaggatgcggcagagagggggaaaagGTCAAGTTTAGACACCCCCATCAGCTTCATTGGCATTCAGGTAAGACCCTCCACATAGTAGAAATTTAAAGTTAATCAAATCCTCCACTTTGGTTCATAAAAGATGATGTTGCTTGATGTCGTGCCTCCTCAGAACCGGACAACTTATCTCCTCCAAGAAAGTTTGTCACAATATGTCTCAAACTTGTTTCATATTTCCAAGTCTCCGACTCCGGGATGACGTACTCAGTCCTCTGTAGTTGAACCTGAAGCTCTTCCACTCCTCAATGTTGCCGGTGTCATAGACAGAATCGACGAGGAAGCTGAACTCCTCGTCATCCATGATGCTGATCAGTGTCAAACCGTCTCCCACCAGGAGAGCGTTCCAGAATTGCAAAACGTAACCGCTGGCCTGAGCTGTGGCGATCACGTCGCTGCGATAGGACTTCGGCTTGCAAAATGCAAACTTGGAGAGTTGACGATCCATAACGATAAAATCGGAAACAAAAACGACGGCATCGACGGCGCTGTTTCTACGTTTTCATTCTGGTAAAGCGTTGAGATTTGATATGCTGCGCTTTCTCCTAGAGGAATCAAACCACTCAGGTCAGGGTTATTCAGGGCATTGTAACGTGATATCATGGTCAGCCCTGTGAACCGTGCCAGGGGTACGCCTCAGCAACAGATAGTGGGTCACATGTGGCGTGCTAACTGTTGCATAAGCACCGTTGCAGTcaggggtgagggggttgtGGGGGCTTTATGTTGGTTGATGAGTGCATTTAAGCAAATTGCAACTTTGCAGTGTAATGCCAACAACAATGCATTATATTTTCAGTATACTGGATGTCAGACAATTCTAACCCCCAGCTCTGATGTCTATAAAACATAACTGCATGACTTGGCTTGAATGTACTCTTCAGGTCTAATTTCAAATTGTAGAAAACCCTCATACACTCTCAGTGTCAGTTTTCGATTGCCAGTGTATCCAATGAACTCAGATTATTTTGAATCGTTAAGGCTCTATCCAACAGAAGTTGCGTGGCATTTTCCGAACATCTTTTGTGAGGCGTCTGCATAAAGCCCGAAATTGGAATGGGACATTGTGTTTCAAAAATTGGGAGGGTTGATGGTGGGGGCTAGGGTAATGTAAAGCAAACTACCTAGCCTATTTGAATCTGtcaaaacaaaaaccaaaaaccTGTCGATCCCTGCGCTGTGAGCTATCAGGTGACACAAGAGCCATTCAATTTGAAAATAATACTTGTAAGTCTAACACCAGTGCAGGCGTGTGTCATAACTATGATAGACATCAATATATCAGAATTAATCACAAACAAATGTTGTGGGTGAAAATATAGATGAAAAatacctttattttatttttttgttttgctggGGCTATATCATGGTAATAAAGTAATTCAACAAGATCTAAACCAATTTGGaccacacaagcacgcacgcacgcacgcacgcacgcacacacacacacacacacacacacacacacacacacacacacacacacacacacacacacacacacacacacacacacacacacacacacacacacacacacacacacacttcttcagACATCATTGTCATCAACACTGCTCAAACATGAACCTCCACAAATTTTTACTAAAAATAATTACCAGTGACGTCTCACCTTCCCCGCTGGCGACCCAACGCATGTCCCCGCCCCGGGGCTCGATGATGAAGTTGGCCCTGGAGTCCTTGGGAAACAGCTCTCTGAGGGCCTCCAGGTCTCCGGTGTACAGGGCGTTCTGGGTGACCAGGTCCTTGCACACCGCGGGCGGCGCCGAGGTCCCAGACGCCAGCAGCTGCCGGCTCCgggcctccttcttcagcatGTAGCCGGTGAGCTGGCTGGAGGCCGCCCTCCTCTGGTGTCTGTGTCGCTCCAGCATGTCCTCGTCCAGCTGCAGCGAGCGCAGCGCCGTGCTGCTGAAGACGAAGCTGCTGTTCTGCGACATGTCGGGTCTCGCTCGAGAGAGAAACGTGTCGGGAGGTAAACGCCGTGAACTCGAATCCCGTCGCTTATGCGGCAGTCGTTCcgaggctgctgctgcccgcCACCGCTGCGTGTTTCTGTCCGAGGTTCTCAGTCAGGCTGACATGTTCACGTAGCCTACGTGTTGCCAGCTGCTCAGAGGTTGAGCCAACAGGGTTGTTTTGATATCTTACACCAGGGGCCCCGGCCGGCAGCGTGACACGCCGCAGTTCTGTATTTATAGCACCTCAGTCGGCCTCTCTTGTTGTCTCGCCTCCCAGCTCCCAGCACTGCTAAACGGTTTAATTGAACTGCTGTTGTTGACTGAATGGAATTTGTTCAATCACTGACCGCTtcctaacacacacaaggcTGGCTCACAGCACATTTCTGTTAAGAACAGATATTGGATAGGGTCGTGCCTTTATAAGGTTTATACAGCAGGTCCATACGGCAATAGCCTGTAtgaaaatatataggcctacttggaAACAAACTTTTAAATATTCACGTTATGATTCATAACAACAATTTACAGTGTATTGAAATTTCCGGCAAAGATCACTTACACAGGGGAGGGCTAATGGGGTTATATCCTTCTGCCACAGGCACAAGGGTTTGTATAATTCAAATTACAAAGGTCAATGGTTTAGTCTGAATGTTTTTTTGTCGAGACAAAACGTACATACTATTATACTTCTATTATACTACTATATGTGCAGTTGTTATTGTTCTTCAGTTTCGGGTTCGTAGAGGAAACCAAATATGCTGTGTTTGGAGGAGTCAACGAGTGCagcgtgtatgtctgtgtgtgtgtgtgtgtgtctgtgtgtgtgcgtgtctgtgtctgtgtgtgtgtgtgtgtgtgtgtgtgtgtgtctgtgtgtgtgtgtgtgtgtgtctgtgtgtgtgtgtgtgtctgtgtctgtgtgtgtgtgtgtgtgtgtctgtgtgtgtgtgtgtgtgtgtgtgtgtgtgtttgtgtgtatgcgtgtgtgtgtgtgtgtgtgtgtgcgtgtgtgtgtgtgtgtgtgtgtgtgtatgcgtgtgtgtgtgtgtgtgtgtgtgtgtgtgtgtgtgtgtgtgtgtgtgtgtgtgtgttaatggctTTTCTGCATCCGCGTGTTGGCTCCCTCCATCAGAACATTAGAGTCAATGACTGGCCACCGCTGTGTCACTCTGCCCCACGCATCGCCCGGTGATGATGGAGGGACCGCCGCATAATTAAGGCTTTTACGCCCACAGACAagtgtcacacacgcacacacactgacacacacgcacacacactgacacacacgcacacacacacacacacacacacacacacacacacacacacacacacacacacacacacacacacacacacacacacacacacacacacacacacacaaatagacaaacCCCTATTCCCACACAAactaacatacatacatacaaacaaacagacataaaacagacccacatacacgcataaacacacacatacacaaacagacccatacacacacacagagtgacacacattcacacaaaaacacatgcacaaacagacacagacacacaaacagaaaaagatatacgcacacacacacacagacacacacacacacacacatctcttttTGATGGATGGACCATACTTGTCTAGTCCTGGTTACcagcacaaacacatgaaccacAACCAAACTGAAACCTCTTCTGAAACATCCCTCAGGGTTCTGGTGGGTTAGGACTGATTCAGGATGAGACAATGACGGAATTGGCTTATCAGTTGCCATTAAAAAACCCTGTGTATTACGGTGAGCTACGATGCTAAACAGATTACCATGGGCTTGTGCTTAAGTCGACCGACCTGTCCAGCACTCTGCACAGCGAGCCAAGCTATTCCTGACAGCAGAGGTTACTTAGCCCCGGTTCCGTTTTGAAAGCAGAATTCATCGCTTTGTGTCATCCACAAACTATCTTCGTATGGAAATCAAGGACATTTACCCTACCGCCGATCACATTAAAGTGAAGGCGGTGTAAGAGTTTCAACTTTGCAAACACACAttaccagagagagacaaggaataTTGTTTTTGCTGCTGGAGTACATCCTTTTAAATGATATCCATAATGAGTTTATAATATGCATCTGGGCTACCTCCTTTCTACTTTGATGTCTTCCAAATGGCctgcgtgtcatcagcaaaaCATGTAGGCACTTTCCCGCCTCATTGACTcccaaatgtattttaaatatcGTTCCTGGTAACGCAATTATTTAAAACGCTGAACTAAACACTTACTAATGGGGAAAAAGACAGTGACTTCGATAAATTCATTTCTGAAATGGTGGGCATTCATGGGGGCTTTTTTCCCCCTTCTCCCTTTttctcccccccgcctcctcctccacttccccttcctctctctgtgaaGCGGAGGAAAGTCTTTATGACAAGGAAAAGGCATCAGTTGTGGCTGCACCCCCCCTGCCCTCGGAGGCCCCCCGCGGACTCACTAAATCTTTTGGTTTCCTCACATTAGCCACCAGGCGCTGACTGCGAGGGGCTCTCTGTATTGTGGtcatcccagtctctctctctctctctctctctctctttctctctctctctctctctctctctctctctctctctctctctctctctctctctcactctctctctctctttctctctctttccctcttgttctctctgtctctctgtctctctgtctcgtctctctctctctcgtctctctctctctctctctctctctctctctctctctctctctctctctctctctctctctctctccccccccctctctccccctctccctcctaggGGCGGTGGCTTGAGACCGGACACACGGAAATCAGAGCTCTCGGGACGAGATGGAGCCACTTCATTTATGCAATCATAGGCAATTAGTTCCCTCTGATTATGTGCCTCTTAATGCTGTTTTGAGTACTGCAGTGCACAGTGATACAGAAAGAGATTAACGCCCTCCCTCCACACCAAGCAGTCATTTAATATACTGAGACCGTAATGAAATGTACACAGTAATTACTGTAATAATGAAAGCTAATGGGTTTGCGATTGTTTCGGCTGTTCGTCTACGGCATACTGTGCGTGCACACAAAGTCCAAGTTTGGAGTGTCACCATGGTTCCTAGCATAAATTCACCCTTTTATAAACGGGGCTGACGATTACTTCTTCGGTGTGAGTTATCCTTATGAGATGACGTCGGATCGTGTTTGTTTCACATGCTATTCTTTGCCGTTTCCGTTTTAAAATGTAGGTAGTTGTGTGTAGGTCAGTGAAAGGTAAATCGGCATCAATAGCAGTCCAACTGTATACTGTACGTTGGAGGTCACCATAGTATCACCACTACTGATTAACAATCACCTCTTTCTACTTGGTGTAGAGAAATCTGACCTTGGCTAACCTCCAATAAGTGCAATTAACCTTACACAGTACAAAACCCATTAACTATACCTCATCATATCATACATATCATTATGTATCTATACATATAAAGCCTCAAACTGAACAGTAGCCCTGAACTATTCCGTGGCACCAGGATTACTTTTTGCCTCGGAAAGCCGTGAGCCCACCCCTACCTATAATGCATCAGCCTTTGCGGATTCCAATTGTCTCTCAATGCACTGATCAACACGCAAATAGCGCCGCGCTTCATCACGACAATTGAGAGGTTCATATTTCAAGCTAATAGTCCTCGATAACTTTAACCATCAATCACAACCTCATTTCATTGCGTGTGCAGTTAATACGCGCTTCTCTGCCAAGTGGAACATTTTCTAATGATGCGCTCGCGCACGACAACAAGAGACACACGAGCCAGCCCCGGTCTCCACATCACTAATGCATCCATCCATAATATGTTGGTAGCAGTCGCTCTAAAGAAGACAGCAATGAGAATGGCCGAGACCgcgggtgtgtgagtgtggctgTGGAAAAAACGGGAGCCAAGATGGGAGACCTACATGGCAATGATAATCAaggacaagaaaaaaaaaacctggcCATTAAAGGCCATCATCCTCCTAGCATCTGCAGATTTTCTATCATTACCACGATCCCCAGTAAACATGTGAAACGAGTTGCCAGAGAGACAGGTGGCCGGGAGGAATCACGTACACAAAAGTGTTAACATGAGAGCTTTGTAGGATGAAgcggtatgtatgtatgtacaggtTAGGTTGATGTAAACATGCTAATTGGTAAGACCttcttttatattattttccATCTTTATTATGTATGGCATCGGCGTGATCTCATTAGACTCATTATGTTGCAATCAAAGACTATTCAGTTTATGGATAATCACTGATTGGTCTTTCATGAAGCTAATGAGCAAGTGCAACAGGCAGCGAGTCCTGCCGATGCCTGTGTTTTCTGTACTGCACTAAAACACACTCAaagccactttttttttttttgccagttGGTAGACTGCAAACAAGGTAATGCTAGGTATTGTTTAAAGAGCAGCTTTATGTTTACATGAAATAAAAGGATAAGTTAATGTTCAGTGATACATTTCATTCTTAATGCATTTGATAAATGTTGATTTAACAGCATCCACATTGCTTGCTTACTTTCTGTCGATCCACATGATCATGAATGCACACGGAGGCATCTACATTAAACCCTTGATACATTTGCGTCGATCGGAGCGAACATAAGAACCATTGTTGATGCTTGAAGACCGATGAGAAGGAATGTATCTTCAAACAATTTACACATGCTTCTGCTGTCCCCTGTAGGATTACAGAGACAACTACAACAATACAAACCAAAACTGCAAGAGACATTTATTCAGGCTTCATAAATGTCTCTAGGCGTTTTAGTACATAGGGTTAGTGCTCTATCGATATTTTTTAAGAAAGAGCACAATTTTATAATTTATAGCAAAGTATTTTGCGGAGCCCTCGTATTGCCCACGGAACACTGGGGGTCCAGGGACCCCAGGTTGAGAACTACGGTATAAAGCAAATATAAGATTTGCTTGTCTTCTCTATGATGCGGAATCCCACCCCTAAAATCCCACCCCTAATTTCATTATGATTTAAAGCAATGACATGGAAAATCCATTTTGGAATTTCTAATGCTGCAGGAAGTATGGTATGCATGGTAtttttagcaaaaaaaaaaataggtatTATATCTTTGTCCCTCTTATTGTCCTCCAATGCCAGCTCTGTGAAACAGGTCTGTTGACTCATTGTAGTTAATGTGAAAGCGAAGTCGACTTTATTTCAGTACTACTAACTATGAGCCTCGGATTAAGGTGAGTTGATATCTTTACACGTATGTTCTCTTGTAGGTTGTATGTAGGAGTAGGGATTCCTGATTGATGTTTTGATATAGGGGTGGGGCCAAGTGGTAGGGCTGAGGTTTATCCGAGTCACActcaaaacaacacaatgtgtCATCGGCAAGTGCTGGCGAACGCTGCACAAGTAACACCCGAAAaccacaaatgcatttttttttttccagttaATAAGGATTAATCAATTATGATAATTGTATAATCGGATTCAATGTATTATAGATATTCTATAAAACAGAAAATCGCCAGTATGTTGAGGACATTTTGAATTTCCCCCTTTGCCGGCATCTGAAGCCCGTTTAGGCCTACGAGCTGCTAAGTTGCTGCACTTGTCCCCGCTCCTACAGCAGACAGGACAGGAGCACGGACTGCTGGCCTACAGAGCAACCCTATGGCCTGGTAATGaaagtgtgttttattttatttacattaatTGCATGACTTGGTTTATCAATTGATGGCGGGAAACGTCTACGTTGTAAACGTTTTGTGAGCGTTCATGCTTCCCTGATCTCTTTCCTGAGGTATGCCAAATAACCAAAGAGAGTCAGAGGAATCCCCCAGTGGTACCAGATCATCTGGACTGGACCCTAGCTGTTCCTAAAGTGGTACCATCTCATCTGGACTGGACCCTAGCTGTTCCTAGAGTGGTACCATCTCATCTGGACTGGACCCCAGCTGTTCCTAGAGTGGTACCATCTTTGGAGATGAGGTGCGCTCTTGGTTCTCCAAATACAGAACTTTGTTAGTTGCAATCATCAATAGCTTTTGCTGCCGTTGTTTAAcaagtttgaaaaaaaaaccttgtctCATGTTGTTGGTTTTTGCTAATATACACTACAATTCTTATAGAACACTTGTTATAATAAGAATGATTCCACATTCAACCTAGTCTGATTAATTGATGTAATATTTATACATCTATTTTAAACTTATCTTGTGTTCTCAATCAAACTCTCCCTTCACATCAGCCATCAATACTGACCGGTAATAACAGAATCAAAAGGCCTCAACACATAAATTACTTCTGTTTATGGTTTAGCATACTAAAATATGCAGATtttaacattttctattttaccaTTTGGCCtattttttaaggcgaaatgtCGAAGTACCCTGTTACAAAGTTTCTTAttggagagacatgctgaataaatacattatgttttccaactcaaaaataatggttaaaaaaaagggcaaaaggagaGAATCTAACTCGATGTACATCTAAAACATTTtgaagctgtcatattgttagaaatttgtgctttatggcacgaaaaaattgaaattacgtgtcccagatcacgaatgaatagattaaatgacgtgacagtgtcacgtatttccgtgagactgggttggtaCAACCAGCGCTCAACCATCACCAGCCGGGAGGTGCAGACCTCCgtgaggctgctgctgcccggGGAGCTGGCCGTGTCCGAGGGGACCAAAGCGGTCACTAAATACACCAGCTCCAAATTAAACAAGCAGACTTTATTTAACGTATTTTGATATGTAGCCTCCTAAAAGAAAGGAACGTtaactatctattttatatcaTCATATTCTTGTAGATGGCCTATTTGTCTTGTTCTGTGAAACAAAATTGAACATCGAAGCTCGGTGCCGTCCCCACCCACAGCCAGACATGGGCTGGTATGTACCTTAGTGCTGTAATACTTGAAATATGCTTTCAACATACATCTTCTACACTTAACTGATCTTTTTCAAAAGTTTATTTAGAATATATTTCCGATGAAGTGTATTTCGCTCAGGATGTCATCAAGTGCAACTGTAATATAGGCTAATAATGATAAGTATGCTACTGCTGTAATACTTGAAGTATGCTTTCATCATACTTCTTACAAGTATACTTAACTGATCTCCCTTAAAGTTTATTTTGAATATATTTCCGATAAAGTGTTATTGCATCCTTGGTCCGAGATTTCCGTGAGGAGCACCCTGATAGACCTGGTGGGTCGCCTGGAGGCGCccattgaggggggggggtactgtatatattttacatACACTTCAATAATGCTTAAACAAAACTTTAAAAACACTTGTATTCAAGGTGCTGTTGATATTTAATCTATATAATCTGACAACATGACAAGTACTCCTTCAGTGCATTTGAAATATTGTCTTATACCTTTTATAATAGTGCTCTTGAAATATGTGGTTGGTGTGCTTTGTAAGTGTATTTCTAGCAAAATATTATTCACACTTTTTAAGTGAACTTGATCTTAGAAATTAAGTGTACTTAGTATGTGTGAAGTACACTTAAGGGTGCTGTAA is a genomic window of Gadus morhua chromosome 8, gadMor3.0, whole genome shotgun sequence containing:
- the asb10 gene encoding ankyrin repeat and SOCS box protein 10 yields the protein MSQNSSFVFSSTALRSLQLDEDMLERHRHQRRAASSQLTGYMLKKEARSRQLLASGTSAPPAVCKDLVTQNALYTGDLEALRELFPKDSRANFIIEPRGGDMRWVASGEGLWSLSYEQELTTPLHITACRGFADCLRLLLQRGADVELAPGGSTALHEACESCQPECTKLLLSHGANANAVSEDGLMPLHVCTLPESLECARQLLQYGAAITARSVDEEDTPLHVAARHGLPEHADLYLRYGAAVDRRNEEELTPLGAACAHPHEAHELTRYHRVCQLLLAAGARVGPLDRDKRTPLHMACKQANADVVELLLANGAGVNDMDYGGEAPMHNILKVACYKTAHQPERVVQSLLNYGSIRVWPGALPVVLKHCCGSPRTVEVLLNAYSRLKVTDAWVEAVPLEVLKDHRDFYESLFSLARTPRSLQHLARCRVRVYLEGRLLRVVPKLPLPTFIQNYLLLHFTGFVH